A region of Maniola jurtina chromosome 18, ilManJurt1.1, whole genome shotgun sequence DNA encodes the following proteins:
- the LOC123874409 gene encoding 39S ribosomal protein L2, mitochondrial, translating to MALNRLFASLTLSAAPSVIGRKTVQVTAVRYASMPKPVKPKPGFGISYRRTVHFPEEYTVKPLEVTNLAGRDPVSGRLVAKGIGGGIKHKYHWIAWVRDGPTEGPPQEEKVIQVLECGCRTAHVALVAVGDKLKYILATENMKAGDIIKTSRHLPRIPVRANEGDAYVLGALPLGTIVHCIEKEPGTGGLYIHAAGTYGTILRRQNDRIVVQMPSKRLFSFDEHCMAVVGRLSNVDHGDTPIGSPQRNRWLGNRPRSGLWKRKDGRHGRKIRPPKPVKEIHARKKSPLPAIVLNMTP from the exons ATGGCTTTAAATAGGCTATTTGCTAGTTTAACTTTAAGTGCAGCGCCGAGTGTTATTGGTAGAAAAACAGTACAAGTAACCGCAGTTCGATATGCTAGTATGCCGAAGCCTGTAAAGCCCAAACCTGGATTTGGAATAAGCTATCGAAGAACAGTTCATTTCCCAGAAGAATATACTGTAAAACCTTTGGAAGTTACCAATCTAGCTGGACGAGATCCTGTTTCAG GGAGACTCGTAGCCAAAGGTATTGGTGGAGGAATCAAGCACAAGTATCATTGGATTGCGTGGGTCAGAGATGGGCCAACAGAAGGCCCACCACAGGAAGAAAAAGTTATTCAG GTATTAGAATGTGGTTGTAGAACAGCCCACGTGGCACTGGTGGCGGTGGGTGACAAGCTGAAATACATACTCGCTACTGAGAACATGAAGGCTGGTGATATCATTAAAACTTCCAGACATCTGCCTCGAATACCTG tTAGAGCAAATGAAGGAGATGCTTATGTTTTGGGAGCTTTGCCACTGGGTACAATAGTTCACTGTATTGAAAAAGAACCAG GCACAGGTGGTCTATACATCCACGCGGCAGGCACGTACGGCACGATACTGCGGCGGCAGAACGACCGCATCGTGGTGCAGATGCCTTCCAAGAGGCTCTTCAGCTTTGATGAGCACTGCATGGCAGTTGTTG GTCGTCTATCAAACGTAGACCATGGAGATACACCCATAGGTTCCCCTCAACGCAACAGATGGCTCGGCAACAGGCCACGGTCTGGTCTTTGGAAAAGGAAGGACGGCAGACACGGCAGGAAGATCCGACCTCCGAAACCGGTGAAAGAAATTCACGCCCGAAAGAAGTCCCCACTGCCCGCGATTGTTTTGAATATGACCCCTTAA
- the LOC123874400 gene encoding ubiquitin-like modifier-activating enzyme ATG7 — protein sequence MSAPETKEDIIQYVPFTSFVHPSFWHSLTDLKLNVDKLNETTKQIYGRFSYRNDIGAVFEVDGTSFNKEPEAELQYISIMGTLMNKNTIDDFKSIDKAMLLNSVGEMIWANIKRRNWINNPSSLLNFFILSFADLKKFHYYYWFAFPSPSQPTVCLKERSKSISTQFNEKQLAELSKSYQLLDQNQKTFFVIDKRNDVIRVETLSTVFDKTDKSNIDLSNKYLAFTDPSDNENPGWPLRLFLAALLEYRSTLCGTELKVIGIRCSKDGGVDCSHIFNITVPENVQSSENVGWVGWERNDRGNFGPKLANMSASMDPIKLADTSSDLNIKLMQWRLVPDLNMQVMKDTKCLLLGAGTLGCHVARDLLAWGFRHITFVDNGKVSYSNPTRQVLFNFQDCLNGGKRKAEAAAENLKLILPTVQSEGLDLHIPMPGHPVGESLKEETINNIHQLTEAIASHDVIFLLLDTREARWLPTLIAAHYGKIVINAALGFDSYLVMRHGVRCANPENTTIHSTYVPGDQLGCYFCNDVTAPGNSQKDRTLDQQCTVTRPGVAAIAGALAVEILVALLQHTLRVQAPALYYISEEEIDPQFQGILGPIPHSIRGFLHSYQTVVPTCTKFKQCIACSDVVIDKYRAEGIEFLLNVFNSGTYLEEITGLSELQLTAEMTDILTFSDEDQEST from the exons ATGTCTGCGCCTGAAACCAAAGAGGACATAATACAGTATGTTCCATTCACGTCGTTTGTTCACCCGTCCTTCTGgcacagtttaacagatttgaAACTGAATGTGGACAAATTGAATGAGACAACAAAGCAAATTTACGGTCGATTTTCCTATCGAAATGATATTGGCGCCGTGTTTGAGGTCGATGGTACCTCTTTTAATAA AGAACCAGAAGCAGAACTGCAGTACATAAGCATAATGGGTACACTTATGAACAAAAACACAATAGATGACTTCAAATCAATTGACAAAGCCATGCTGCTCAACAGTGTGGGTGAAATGATATGGGCTAATATAAAGAGAAGGAACTGGATAAATAACCCAAGCAGTCTGCTGAATTTCTTCATACTGTCTTTTGCT GATCTAAAAAAATTCCATTACTACTACTGGTTTGCGTTTCCCTCGCCAAGTCAACCCACAGTCTGTTTAAAAGAGAGAAGCAAAAGCATCAGCACACAATTTAATGAAAAACAGTTAGCAGAATTATCAAAAAGCTACCAACTATTAGACCAAAACCAGAAAACCTTCTTTGTGATTGATAAACGAAATGATGTTATCAGAGTAGAAACTTTATCAACAGTTTTTGATAAAACTGATAAGTCAAACATTGATTTATCAAATAAGTATTTAGCATTTACGGATCCTAGTGACAATGAAAACCCTGGCTGGCCCTTGCGGTTGTTTTTAGCAGCTCTTTTGGAATACAGGTCAACTTTGTGTGGAACTGAGCTAAAAGTTATTGGTATAAGATGCAGCAAAGATGGAGGCGTTGACTGTagtcatatttttaatataacagTACCTGAG AATGTCCAATCTTCAGAAAATGTAGGTTGGGTCGGTTGGGAAAGAAATGATAGAGGGAACTTTGGGCCTAAACTAGCGAATATGTCTGCCTCAATGGATCCAATTaa attAGCAGATACGTCATCCGATCTCAACATAAAGTTGATGCAGTGGCGTCTAGTCCCCGATCTCAATATGCAAGTTATGAAAGATACCAAATGCCTTTTACTAGGAGCTGGCACTTTAGGATGTCATGTAGCGAGAGATCTTTTG GCATGGGGGTTCCGTCACATAACCTTCGTGGATAACGGCAAGGTTTCATATTCCAACCCGACGCGACAAGTCTTGTTCAATTTCCAAGACTGTCTCAACGGCGGCAAACGCAAGGCGGAAGCGGCAGCCGAAAACTTGAAACTTATTCTTCCTACTgtg CAATCAGAAGGCCTAGACCTCCACATTCCAATGCCCGGGCACCCGGTAGGCGAGTCTCTGAAAGAGGAAACGATCAATAACATCCACCAACTGACTGAAGCCATAGCCAGCCACGACGTCATATTCCTTCTCTTAGACACGAGAGAGGCGAGGTGGTTACCCACTCTAATTGCAGCACATTATGGAAAG ATAGTAATAAATGCTGCGCTAGGCTTCGACAGCTACCTGGTGATGCGGCACGGAGTACGCTGTGCCAACCCTGAGAATACCACCATACACAGCACATACGTGCCGGGAGACCAACTCGGCTGTTACTTCTGCAATGACGTCACTGCCCCCGGGAAC TCCCAAAAAGATCGTACATTGGACCAGCAGTGCACGGTGACGCGGCCCGGCGTGGCGGCCATAGCTGGCGCGCTGGCGGTGGAAATACTCGTGGCGTTGTTACAGCACACACTTAG GGTACAAGCTCCAGCCCTATATTACATATCGGAGGAAGAAATTGACCCCCAATTCCAAGGCATCCTTGGCCCGATACCGCATTCCATACGCGGCTTCCTACATTCCTACCAAACAGTGGTGCCAACATGCACGAAGTTCAAACAATGTATAGCCTGTTCCGATGTCGTCATAGACAAGTATAGAGCGGAAGGCATAGAGTTCTTACTGAATGTCTTCAATAGTGGCACCTATTTGGAAGAAATAACTGGGTTGTCTGAACTGCAACTGACCGCGGAAATGACTGAT ATTCTCACGTTTTCCGATGAAGATCAagaaagtacttaa
- the LOC123874404 gene encoding uncharacterized protein LOC123874404, with translation MSQSFFLSTREGLPNTSKEKDSNLELQNNFSGESIRAKEDSRTSYKESLCITETIKKLQAEYFTQEVAGKETDLSRNLKLFKDVDGLLRCKGRLQNAELSFDKRYPILIPKECDFTNNLIKKVHNDNYHVGANHTLSLIRQSYWIPKGKSQIQRMLKKCPRCIKHGAGPFKLPPTPALPVERVGYSEPFTFVGVDYMGPVLVKSGQKRWICLFTCLAVRAIHLELVQDLTAEEGLLALRRTIATRKVPQLITSDNATHFKLIAEILSKQYCIDNKIQWKFIPQLTPWFGGFYERLIGIVKNCMKRTLAKHMLSDSQLTTVVKEIEAVINSRPLTCVDSELDIILKPADFLTLGSCITIEGTVEDCLEKGTTIKVDLIKSWKRGLIIVREFKDMFVNRYLLSLRERYQHSHKEPRVTSKQSPAIGQIVQIKGENKNRETWRVGKIVSLKEGSDGLCRVAIVKVGDKNFTRSIAHLYPLEVQESEEDMEERFIRDDTSSELASATLAEPLEESTDRQITISEGIAQEENSPMIQIDEPIQETMECETLESEGRESIGDVIDSEEVGTLARDEEKEEDGRVGRVRRVAATKALQRIKEWTNNLLCLF, from the coding sequence ATGTCACAGTCATTTTTTCTTTCGACGCGGGAGGGTCTGCCGAATACCTCTAAAGAAAAGGATAGTAATCTAGAGCTACAAAACAACTTCTCAGGAGAAAGTATTAGAGCCAAAGAAGATAGCAGAACTAGTTACAAAGAATCGCTTTGTATTACGGAAACAATAAAGAAGCTACAAGCAGAATACTTCACTCAGGAAGTTGCGGGGAAAGAAACTGATTTAAGTCGTAATCTCAAGTTATTTAAGGATGTTGATGGATTACTACGGTGTAAAGGACGTCTTCAGAATGCAGAACTATCGTTTGACAAACGGTACCCTATATTGATACCTAAGGAATGTGACTTTACGAATAACCTTATAAAGAAAGTTCACAATGATAATTATCATGTAGGAGCGAATCATACACTTAGTCTCATCAGACAGTCATATTGGATACCAAAGGGTAAATCTCAGATTCAGAGGATGTTGAAGAAATGTCCAAGGTGTATTAAACATGGAGCGGGTCCATTTAAGTTACCACCTACTCCAGCGCTTCCTGTAGAAAGAGTAGGTTACAGCGAACCATTTACCTTTGTAGGGGTAGACTATATGGGTCCTGTTCTTGTCAAGAGTGGACAAAAGAGATGGATCTGTTTATTCACTTGTTTAGCGGTGAGAGCTATTCATTTAGAATTAGTGCAAGATCTTACAGCGGAGGAAGGTTTATTGGCGTTGAGAAGGACAATAGCAACCAGAAAGGTCCCTCAACTCATTACATCAGACAACGCGACACATTTCAAACTTATAGCAGAGATTCTCTCGAAACAATATTGTATTGACAACAAAATTCAATGGAAGTTCATACCTCAGTTGACGCCTTGGTTTGGTGGATTTTACGAAAGATTGATAGGGATAGTTAAGAATTGTATGAAGCGTACACTAGCAAAGCACATGCTTTCAGATAGTCAACTAACTACCGTAGTCAAGGAAATTGAAGCTGTAATAAATTCAAGACCGCTTACATGTGTAGATTCAGAGTTGGATATAATTCTAAAACCAGCTGATTTTCTTACACTAGGAAGTTGTATCACTATAGAAGGAACTGTCGAAGATTGTCTAGAGAAAGGTACTACGATTAAAGTCGATCTTATAAAAAGTTGGAAGAGGGGTCTCATCATCGTAAGAGAATTCAAAGATATGTTTGTTAACAGATATTTACTAAGTCTCCGAGAAAGGTATCAGCACTCACATAAAGAGCCACGTGTCACATCGAAACAGTCTCCGGCGATAGGACAGATAGTGCAAATAAAaggagaaaataaaaatagagaaaCCTGGAGAGTAGGAAAAATTGTTTCACTGAAAGAAGGAAGTGATGGTTTATGTAGAGTAGCCATAGTAAAGGTTGGAGATAAGAATTTCACACGGTCAATAGCGCATCTGTACCCTCTAGAGGTTCAAGAGTCAGAGGAAGACATGgaagaaagatttataagagaTGATACTTCGAGTGAGCTTGCTTCTGCCACGTTAGCCGAGCCTTTGGAAGAGAGtaccgacagacagataactATCTCAGAGGGGATAGCTCAAGAAGAGAACTCACCTATGATCCAAATAGACGAACCCATTCAGGAGACAATGGAGTGTGAAACCTTAGAGAGTGAAGGTAGAGAATCTATTGGGGATGTTATTGATTCAGAGGAAGTCGGGACACTAGCGAGAGACGAGGAGAAGGAAGAAGATGGTAGAGTGGGTAGAGTGAGGAGAGTTGCGGCCACTAAAGCCCTACAGAGGATTAAAGAGTGGACGAACAACTTATTATGCCTATTTTGA